One genomic window of Enoplosus armatus isolate fEnoArm2 chromosome 19, fEnoArm2.hap1, whole genome shotgun sequence includes the following:
- the ak9 gene encoding adenylate kinase 9 gives MPQSNSQIHRLVDNLNEDEAERESLLAKPTCFIIVGRPGVGKFTLAKKVAESWKCILVDDTDLLNTHIKNKTKQGIELLNILSEGRNIPEDIVLQLIVARLNSPDVEHYGYVLSCLPFMSEECLKIHEQIELIKNLKLTPDFIINIKCADKDLVNRLSGLKQHPETGQLFNRDQWKWEEVFNKKKENKDEEGEDEEEQVGELQKDIIDQMVWTPENLPRNAFPRINMYHDTMLRPLEDYMMDHNPLYLLELDGNNTPEELHSSVMSHLGSMAIKRVSIPVLLHQTDDELPEDADTEDLLRIMSSSRAVAPGFRWRRSRWGRTCPVALKEGKVIPGKPEFCVGFQGKLYILSSQEAYQKFVTNPRRYLLPPMPRPPCRVSIIGPPQAGKSTLCKLLAQHYNALVLDMEVLVQPVLAKVEQERLDKIKKETTQVAIEKIKMKMEQDGGQNSVTEDHPEVQAMVLTALEEAKHMSTSPFDLYAEVLEKHIKEIEETDTEEADTGADVRTGWVLDNFPKNISQMNALQQAGCRMPDILFCLRDSDGNQVLKRLYEMNKDSVDKAVWKRLQDEQSEKEKQALNKKEQESEAKPAELQTNLETVVEETEENPEPAIQQVQQFVYEWEQMQSALTVAHSVLEIGGKSPEDLLQEMVLHMEKPFQYVSWELSAVDLDEEAEDIEALAELERAEEGSIDNDAEEEKESGDTTAKRLLGDTHHFCPVALKRRNVLWPCTDKIAAKYREKTFYFSSLEARDSFLQNPAQFVAQTEPLKPPALRIFLLGTRGSGKTTHGEWLAQQLGIFHIQFRETLQMLIMAKTKKQVPYADEVASSKESPVDLEALIKEARGEGAKETEDTSANMNDMEQEVVLTDEEKAIKAYLSDGDPLTPQILDMAIKPYWKQEPYMSTGFILEGFPHFSDEVQYMLQEHLFPDVVVIMAVDVSDVQKRLLPTYVENWRERRNQSEAQLNLLRDLRKKNREENIAKRRAELMAAQGTLAANKFRYGGIEEDDEVNEAAGNIEDEIEAMLEEGLPLEEDHKDTDTETEVEASERLEMEIEERFVKDENSLVTVMNLLSEQNIPKVSISASRHLRIVQRQLLQKIQPLLTNRESLFQKCQPISCSLAHKLLLSTYKLHSAFGCWDPIKQYKEKDLIQPLQWPLNTTYPLIFHQYIYFFASKENRNTFMLNPLKYLRQLKPTPSLPVKMAVVGPPKSGKTTVAQMFAQKYGLARLSIGGVTRMVLNTQEHTDLAVQMKNHLSQGLVVPDELAIQCLEVALMSSVCSTRGYVLDGFPMTLKQAELMESRSIIPMIVVELELDTVEVLKRGLVDKMNPNKPHLMHDSSEILHIRNSCYKQEVEHVRQHFQQQYQNWILLDGLKSQWWILDSVIKEVSISMSYIHSYLERTHSRQAACINRLYITPKELQHRFGEFGQYCPVCLALHYHLVDCSEITALAHAAEFRGHYYKMCGKDHLERFLTTPDQFVTPGYPHTLPQPHLLPRKLTWSQVKNRFPQQVEMKGFCPVTYLDGKQRYEALVRGKVEYAVEYRERIYVFETKQKQDKFLRIPETYWDQNLPCKVPPLCEPVPLTSLPTLGYMEQGAAVPVIKAMTAVGCAQPKYPFLSAQRSALVYMAFYLKAFNPNSTDYTRQKYKKKLALFEENCALIPYLSSTMSENYMPPSERPIDFEFKLNKFLALGDSPGANGLL, from the exons aTGCCCCAAAGCAACA GTCAAATACACCGTTTGGTGGACAACCTAAATGAAGAtgaagctgagagagagagtcttcTTGCCAAACCAACCTGCTTCATCATAGTTGGAAGAccg GGTGTTGGCAAATTCACCTTGGCCAAAAAAGTTGCAGAGTCCTGGAAATGTATCTTAGTTGATG ATACAGATCTGCTCAACAcccacataaaaaataaaacaaagcaaggCATCGAG CTCTTGAATATCTTATCTGAGGGGAGAAATATACCAGAAGACATTGTGCTCCAGCTGATTGTTGCCAGGCTTAACTCACCAGATGTGGAGCACTATG GGTATGTGCTGAGCTGCCTGCCATTCATGTCAGAAGAGTGTCTGAAGATTCATGAGCAGATTGAGCTGATCAAAAACCTCAAGCTAACACCTGatttcatcatcaacatcaag TGTGCTGACAAGGACCTGGTCAATAGGCTGTCAGGTCTGAAGCAGCACCCAGAGACAGGGCAGCTGTTTAACAGGGATCAGTGGAAGTGGGAGGAGGTGTTTAACAAGAAGAAGGAGAACAAGGATGAGGaaggggaggatgaggaggagcag GTTGGGGAACTGCAAAAGGATATTATTGACCAGATGGTGTGGACACCAGAGAATTTGCCCAGAAATGCTTTTCCTAGAATCAACATGTACCATGATACCATGCTCAGACCACTGGAG GACTACATGATGGACCACAACCCCCTCTACCTGTTGGAGCTGGATGGAAACAACACACCTGAAGAGCTACACTCG TCTGTAATGTCCCATCTTGGGTCCATGGCAATAAAGCGTGTCTCCATTCCAGTCCTCCTCCATCAGACTGATGATGAATTGCCAGAAGACGCTGACACG GAGGACCTACTGAGAATAATGTCCTCCTCCAGGGCAGTGGCCCCTGGATTTAGATGGAGAAGGAGCCGCTGGGGCAGAACTTGTcctgtggctctgaaggaggGCAAGGTCATTCCTGGCAAGCCTGAATTTTGTGTAGG CTTCCAGGGCAAACTATACATCCTCTCATCTCAGGAGGCCTACCAGAAGTTTGTCACAAACCCCCGACGGTACTTACTCCCTCCAATGCCCAGGCCTCCTTGCAGAGTTTCCATTATTGGACCTCCACAGGCAGGGAAGAGCACTCTATGTAAGCTTCTAGCTCAGCACTACAATGCATTGGTGCTTGATATGGAGGTCTTGGTGCAGCCGGTTCTGGCCAAGGTTGAGCAGGAGAGGCTTGACAAAATCAAAAAGGAGACAACACAGGTCGCTATAGAGAAAATCAAGATGAAGATGGAGCAGGATGGCGGACAGAATTCGG TGACAGAGGATCATCCAGAGGTGCAGGCCATGGTGCTCACTGCGCTGGAAGAAGCCAAACATATGAGCACATCTCCCTTTGACCTGTATGCTGAGGTACTGGAGAAGCATATAAAAGAG ATTGAAGAGACTGACACTGAAGAAGCTGACACTGGTGCAGATGTCAGGACTGGCTGGGTGCTTGACAACTTTCCCAAGAATATTTCCCAAATGAATGCCTTACAGCAAGCTGGATGCAGGATGCCAGACATCCTCTTCTGTCTCAGAGACAGTGATGGAAATCAGG TGTTGAAGAGATTGTATGAGATGAACAAGGACAGCGTGGACAAAGCAGTATGGAAGAGGTTGCAGGACGAACAATCTGAGAAGGAGAAACAGGCCTT AAACAAGAAGGAGCAAGAATCAGAGGCCAAGCCTGCAGAACTGCAAACAAATCTAGAGACAGTTGTCGAAGAGACCGAAG AAAATCCTGAACCAGCAATCCAGCAAGTGCAACAATTTGTGTACGAATGGGAGCAAATGCAATCCGCTTTAACTGTCGCCCACTCAGTACTGGAGATTGGCGGGAAAAGCCCAGAGGACCTTCTTCAAGAGATGGTCCTTCACATGGAGA AACCCTTTCAGTATGTGTCCTGGGAGCTGTCAGCGGTGGATCTGGACGAGGAGGCAGAAGATATCGAGGCCTTAGCTGAGCTGGAGAGAGCTGAGGAAGGCAGCATTGACAATGatgcagaagaggagaaggagtcA GGGGACACAACAGCCAAGAGATTATTAGGCGATACCCACCATTTCTGCCCTGTGGCCTTAAAAAGGCGCAACGTGTTGTGGCCCTGTACGGACAAAATTGCTGCCAAGTACCGTGAGAAGACCTTCTACTTCTCTAGCCTAGAAGCCAGGGACTCCTTCCTTCAGAACCCTGCACAATTTGTTGCACAGACTGAGCCTCTCAAG CCTCCTGCCCTGCGTATCTTTTTGCTTGGCACCCGAGGGTCAGGCAAGACCACTCACGGTGAGTGGCTCGCCCAGCAGCTTGGCATCTTCCATATTCAGTTCAGGGAGACACTGCAGATGTTAATCATGGCCAAGACAAAGAAGCAAGTGCCTTATGCTGATGAAGTAGCGTCTTCAAAGGAGTCTCCTGTGGACTTGGAGGCTCTGATAAAGGAAGCCAGGGGGGAGGGCGCGAAGGAGACTGAGGATACCTCTGCCAACATGAATGACATGGAG CAGGAAGTGGTACTGACTGATGAGGAAAAGGCCATCAAAGCTTACCTGTCTGATGGAGATCCACTGACTCCACAGATCCTGGATATGGCTATCAAACCATACTGGAAACAGGAACCATACAT GTCTACCGGTTTTATTTTGGAGGGCTTCCCTCACTTTTCCGATGAGGTGCAGTACATGTTGCAGGAACATCTCTTTCCTGACGTTGTGGTAATCATGGCGGTGGATGTCTCGGATGTTCAGAAGCGTCTGTTGCCGACATACGTGGAGAACTGGCGTGAACGTCGCAACCAAAGTGAAGCACAGCTGAACCTCCTTCGTGATCTACGTAAGAAGAACCGG GAGGAGAACATTGCCAAGAGAAGGGCTGAACTCATGGCAGCGCAAGGCACTCTGGCAGCCAATAAA TTCAGGTATGGTGGGATTGAAGAAGACGATGAAGTGAATGAAGCTGCAGGCAACATAGAGGATGAGATAGAAGCCATGCTGGAGGAGGGGTTGCCTTTAGAGGAGGATCACAAAGACACTGACACTGAGACTGAGGTGGAAGCATCTGAGCGGCTGGAGATGGAGATAGAAGAGCGTTTTGTGAAAGATGAAAACAGCCTTGTTACTGTGATg AATCTCCTGAGTGAACAAAACATACCCAAAGTGTCAATCAGTGCATCTCGCCACCTACGGATCGTGCAGCGTCAGCTGCTCCAGAAAATCCAGCCCCTGCTGACCAACAGGGAGTCACTCTTCCAAAAATGCCAGCCCATCTCATGCAGCCTGGCACATAAGCTGCTGCTCTCCACTTACAAGCTCCACAGTGCCTTTGGCTGCTGGGACCCCATAAAG CAATACAAAGAGAAAGATTTGATCCAGCCTCTGCAGTGGCCTCTCAATACCACATATCCCCTGATCTTCCATCAGTATATCTACTTCTTTGCGTCCAAGGAGAACCGCAACACATTTATGCTGAACCCCTTGAAGTATCTTAGGCAGCTAAAGCCCACCCCTTCCCTTCCTGTTAAAATGGCTGTTGTTGGACCACCTAAATCTGGAAAAACCACTG TGGCACAGATGTTTGCTCAGAAATATGGCTTGGCCCGGCTGTCCATTGGCGGTGTTACGCGTATGGTGCTTAACACTCAGGAGCACACTGATCTGGCTGTCCAGATGAAAAACCATCTCTCCCAGGGGCTCGTTGTGCCTGATGAACTGGCCATTCAGTGTTTGGAGGTGGCGCTCATGAGCTCAGTCTGCAGCACTCGAGG GTACGTGTTGGATGGCTTTCCAATGACTCTTAAGCAGGCGGAACTGATGGAGTCTCGGAGCATCATCCCTATGATAGTAGTTGAGCTGGAGCTGGACACAGTGGAGGTGCTGAAGAGGGGCCTTGTGGACAAGATGAATCCCAACAA GCCTCACCTGATGCATGACAGCTCCGAGATCCTCCACATCCGTAACTCCTGTTAcaagcaggaggtggagcatGTGAGGCAACACTTCCAGCAACAATATCAGAACTGGATCCTTCTCGATGGCTTAAAGAGCCAATGGTGGATCTTGGACAGCGTTATAAAGGAGGTCAGCATTAGCATGAGCTATATCCACAGCTACCTGGAGAGGACGCACAGCA GGCAAGCAGCCTGCATCAACAGACTGTACATCACACCCAAGGAGCTGCAGCATCGCTTTGGAGAGTTTGGGCAGTACTGCCCGGTCTGCCTTGCTCTACATTACCACCTGGTGGACTGCTCAGAAATTACAGCCCTTGCTCATGCAGCTGAGTTCAGGGGACACTATTACAAGATGTGTGGCAAAGACCATTTAGAG CGGTTCCTGACCACTCCAGATCAGTTTGTGACTCCTGGCTACCCACACACTCTCCCACAACCCCACCTGCTGCCAAGAAAGCTAACTTGGAGTCAGGTGAAGAACAGGTTCCCACAGCAAGTTGAGATGAAGGGCTTCTGCCCGGTCACTTATCTGGATGGGAAGCAAAG ATACGAAGCCCTGGTTCGAGGAAAGGTGGAATATGCTGTGGAATACAGAGAACGTATCTACGTGTTCGAGACAAAGCAGAAACAGGACAAGTTTTTGAG GATTCCTGAAACCTACTGGGATCAGAATCTGCCCTGTAAAGTTCCTCCTCTTTGTGAGCCTGTACCCCTCACCTCCCTTCCAACGTTGGGCTACATGGAACAG GGTGCAGCAGTGCCAGTCATCAAGGCCATGACAGCTGTTGGGTGTGCCCAACCAAAGTATCCCTTCCTCAGTGCACAAAGATCAGCACTCGTCTACATGGCCTTCTATCTGAAAG ctttCAACCCCAACAGCACAGACTACACCCGCCAGAAGTACAAAAAGAAGCTGGCCTTGTTTGAAGAGAACTGTGCCCTCATTCCCTACCTGAGCTCAACAATGAGCGAGAACTACATGCCTCCTAGTGAACGTCCCATTGACTTTGAGTTCAAACTGAATAAGTTCTTGGCCTTGGGAGACTCACCAGGAGCCAATGGTTTGCTGTAG